One window of Medicago truncatula cultivar Jemalong A17 chromosome 2, MtrunA17r5.0-ANR, whole genome shotgun sequence genomic DNA carries:
- the LOC11444973 gene encoding FCS-Like Zinc finger 14 produces the protein MLGKKSHHLIRKFSELLVFGESTTGLFDTIGSPRSPFELSSKIQSPKGLKSYEFGGVGLGIVVALDKSDNDFVGYEVVPKHVCTPKTNQSGEPITIPIQNHHQQNGNFANEILVGSPEDYTYVTYHDESNKPITKVFYDGGEESGILKHDCYTSKNINNNNVGVFKRSPPTQTLAQAEPSYPTLDFLNSCHLCKKNLHGKDIFMYRGEIAFCSNECRSKQIMMDERKEKCRSSSMELSSSPYTKDQMFSTGIMAL, from the exons ATGTTGGGAAAGAAATCCCATCACTTGATCCGAAAATTTTCAGAACTATTAGTGTTTGGTGAAAGTACAACCGGGCTTTTCGACACGATCGGAAGTCCTAGAAGCCCGTTTGAATTGAGCTCAAAGATTCAATCACCAAAAGGATTAAAAAGCTATGAATTTGGTGGTGTTGGTCTTGGAATTGTGGTAGCTCTTGATAAATCCGATAACGATTTTGTCGGGTACGAGGTTGTTCCAAAACATGTTTGTACACCTAAGACGAATCAATCAGGAGAACCGATCACAATTccaattcaaaatcatcaccaaCAAAATGGAAATTTTGCAAATGAGATTCTTGTTGGAAGTCCAGAAGATTACACTTATGTGACTTACCATGATGAATCTAATAAACCTATCACTAAGGTTTTTTATGATGGTGGTGAAGAAAGTGGAATTTTGAAACATGATTGTTATACCTcaaaaaacatcaacaacaacaacgttgGTGTTTTCAAAAGATCCCCACCAACACAAACTTTAGCTCAAGCTGAACCATCATATCCAACCTTGGATTTTCTCAATTCATGTCATTTGTGCAAAAAGAATCTTCATGGCAAAGACATATTCATGTACAG AGGGGAGATAGCATTTTGTAGCAATGAGTGTCGTTCAAAGCAAATAATGATGGATGAGAGGAAAGAGAAGTGTAGATCATCATCAATGGAGTTGTCAAGTTCTCCATACACAAAGGACCAAATGTTTTCAACTGGGATTATGGCACTTTAG